Part of the Sander lucioperca isolate FBNREF2018 chromosome 1, SLUC_FBN_1.2, whole genome shotgun sequence genome is shown below.
GCTAATTAGCATCTGCAGTCCTTGGGGAAAAAATGCTTAACATTTTGTGGTTAGCTTCTCAAATGAGAGTAATTGATGATTTTCTCGTCATATATCATTGTAGACTGAACATTTTgggaacaaaacaagacatttgaagatgtcacattGGACTCTTGTAATGggtatttttttatctttttttttacatttcagagTCTAAAggaataatacaaaaataataaacagcacTGCATTCACAAGCAAATTTCTGACTAGGGAAGTCATTTTTGCAGTAGATTGCACTTGAATGCATCATTCAAACAGGCTTCTCATGAGACAGTGAGAGGTGTTGATTTTGTGTGAACACATTACGCTGATTATATTCAGATTAACCTTCCACTAAAAGAATTTCTATATCTTTTAACTACTTTTTTAAATCTCCATTGGAATATTCTGCACCCTCTTTAAAATAAACGTACAAGCTATTGACTAAAGGGAAACAATGCTTATCATTGACAGGAAGTAGGTAGTTTCCAGAAAATCAAAGATCCAGTATTTCTGTTCTACTTCCTGTTTTGCGACCCAGATGAGAGAAGTGATGACTTCACGACAGGTGACGTCTTTTTAACCATGTCACCAGAAACCCTTCACCCGAAAACGAGTTAcgtgatccgttgcacccctaGTTGCTATACCAACCGGCCAGCTGGCTTACGTCACTTCAGTGGTCCTATGGCGATGCGAATGCAAACAGTAAAAATCCCTTGAAGGTACAGTATGTAGTTCTCGAGGGATCTCAACAGTGGGCAGTTTCTATTGAGTCTCTTTAACCATGTCACCAGAAACCCTTCATTACACTTTCTCGCTCCTGaggaaaataatataataatgggTAGTTTCCCCTTGATGTCCTTGGAAAGATATCTAATCAAAACATAATAATTCTTGACTCATTAACAACACCTGCTGCATTTGGTTTCTTTTTCAACTTTGTCTCATTTTAATGAGGCATCCTTGAGTTCACTATTGTTCACTAATTTAGCTCCGCTGACCCCATCATTAGAGACCAAGCACTGTTGGTTGCAAAAGccatttctatttctatttctttgaAACATTACTCCTTGAGTATGACACACTCTTAAAATGTTTGTAGCCTCTTCCTTCCTGGTGAGGGTAGTCAGCATGGTGACAGgaattgatttcaaagttttttcaaagtttcaTGATGAACAAAAGCAAATGTACATAGAAACTTCTAAAGTGTACACAGAAATGTATGCCTGTGTTCCCAGCTTATGATTTGGGGATGGCTGTGGATGGTTTTTCAccttaaatgttttgtttaaatgtttgtgtttgcattattgattcatctgacaattgttttgttgattaattgattaaaccTTTGGCccttaaaatgtcagaaaaaactCTGAGTCCATGGTGACATCTACAAAttacttgttttgtccaaccaacacttcacaaaatccaaagatattcaattcaCTCTCATATGTGACCAAATAATTGATTAATAAGCAGATAATTTCAGCTCTAAAATCaattattgattgattgtaaCTGATTGTTACTATAATGAAATGTGACCAATCGATCAATTTCAGCCACCTCTATGAAATAcagtgtaaaataaaatgatttgtcCTATTATGAGTGAGCTAGTCTAGGCTCTGTAGACATTTGGTTAAACTGAAGTTTGCAAAAGATAAGCAGCAATTTCATTCTACCTCCTCCAAGCAGACAGGAAGTTGTGATATTTGTCTCACACAATAGGGGCGCAGTTGTGTTAAGTTCTGCTCAATAACCGGTTTCATTAAAAAACTCATTTGCACCAATATCATTATGTctacatatactgtactgtattttttgtgatttttttttttaatagctttCGACAAAAATGAGCTTTTGACGTTCACTAATGTTGATTACACTCTCCACAATCAGTCTaacagcatgtttaaaaaaacacatttgaatacatttaatatttgaTTGTGCTTCATTAACTGAAGTGccttttactgtattttacCTGCCAGCGACGTCTCAACCTGGTGATGACAGCTTAACCCTCCTGAGCTGTTTTCTTAATTAAACGCATTCCTTCTCCTCTACTACTTTTATCATTAGCCAATCACCCCACTTGATTCCGTCATGTATTAACGAACAAAATAATTAGATTAGTGCTATAACAGCTTCTGTTATTAGAGTTGCCAGGTGACGTAGACCTGGATAAACATGAGAGGCAGCAGTATAACATCTTCACTGGACTTCTGAATGTTGCAAACCGGGCTGTCTGGGCAAAGCTTTGTCATTATATATCTAGCGGTTGTGTACTCCTGTGCGTTGTGTGTATCGATGAAACACTCTCTTTGGCTCCAACCAGCCGTTTATTACCTGGTAAGTAACACAGGATAACAGTTACAGTAGTTCTCCACAGTTTGTCATAGCCACTCTCACAACGAATGCTAAAACAAATAAGAATGTAGTGAATTTAAGCTAAAATGAAGCTTGCAAAAACGATACATGTTGACAACTAATTAACAGAAAAACACCATTTAAAACAATGAAAGAAACAAAATCGACATactgcatttactcaagtaactgAAAGCTGAagatacataaatacaaaacacagtTTTAGAGATAAGAAGgcgaataaaataaatatatagtgaAGCTAATATTAAGGCAATCTACCATGGAGTCGCCACATGCAGACTGTAAACAAAATTTGGGGTGCACCGCCCAAGTCTGCAGGGGCGCAGCAGAGGAAAATAAACTAATTCAAAACAGGATATAAAGCAGTATAAAACGAGACAGTtaacagtataaaaaaaattaactgaTGACTGATAAatcatataaaatgtaaattgaAATGATTACACCGTGATAGTGATGGCAAGTGAAATCATTAACTACGCTACATATAGAATATGTTAAACCATTCCAACCATTCCATAGAAATTTTAATAATATCTGTCATATAGCTGATGGCCAATTCTCCATCAATGAAAAGCTGATGACTGGAGACAATTTCTCATTTCTACTGTCAGGCCCTGATGGAGGGTTGACTGATCAGTCTTGCCATTATTTATCTTGCTTAATAAGTTAAACACATTTAGTGCTGGGAGTTGTTCAATACGAAGCCAACTCCCTCATAGAACATTGTTAAATTAACTCTTGACTTGTTTCAGAGGCTCCTGCACCTTATAGCCTAGCTTGATAAATTGCTCCTCCTTCTCTGTTACCTACATGTAGATGTTTTGCCTCGTTTTTTTCAAAGGATGCTGACTGGCTCAAATTTTAGTATGAACGGTACATGAATGAACGTGCAACAGTTACAGTAGGCAGTGCAGGTATAAGTAgaagtatataatatatatactgcAGGTGAAAGTAATGCAAGTACTGATAATAGTAAGACGTAGAATAAACAGCAGGAGGTATGATAGGAAGACTGTGTAGAACTGATATACAGTAGTGGTATAAGTATGAATCCTCTATAGGACAGTAGGGTCAGTAGTATAAATGTATGGGTATATGAGAGTGTATATAGTGTAAGTAAGTGTATGTGCATCAGTTTGGCAGTTTTGAGTAAGTGGGTAAGTTTCATTCACTTTAGCTTGAATGCCATGTAATGGTATTGGCAAAGGCTGttgaccaggtccagcaggaCGACTCCCATCACTCCCATCCTATCCTCTTTACATTGGCTTCCTGTCATATTCAGGATTCATTTCAAGGTTCTTGTTCTGACATATAGAGCCTTGCATTGTCCAGCACCTGTGTACATCTCGGACCTGCTCCTTCCTTACATAACCAGTAGGTCATTTATGTCTTTTGACCTGGGATTACTGGTTGTCCCTCACACTCGACTAAAATCAAAAGGGGATCTTTGAAGTGGGGGCTCCAACACTGTGGAACACCCTTCCTATTGTCATACTTTCTGTGGTCTCTGttgatgcttttaaaaagcagctaaagACTTACCTATTTAAACTGGCCTTTGACTCATGtttgtaatttcttttgtttttttaagttttttattgtttttatttttatttctattgttattgttatataacaatataataGCACTGTAAAAGTGCTATATTAAATAcacgtattattattattaatgtctAGCCATTAATGCAGATATACAGACCTGTTGGTGAATATGGGCAGAAACCAAAATGTTGCTTTTCCGACATGTTGTAATTTATGTCATCCACTTGCGTCATCATTGAGTTAATGTCACGGTCCTTAAGTGGAAATAAAAGCTCATCTTTGACACATTGACTTTTTTAAGAGATAAAGGCTTTTTGAATGAGAATGTCACTCAGTCAGCTCAATAGCAATCGTTATGCAGAGAGCATGTATATGTGAGTGAATGTCAAACAGGAAACGGCAGACAAAAGATATATTTAACTGAGGTTCATCAGCATGACACAGTATTTCTGAGACAGGGCCAGCTGTCCCTCGTTTCTTTGACCCTGTCTTTGTCCCTATGCCTCTATGTCTCACTGCTTTAATATCCAGGGTTATATAGACATTAGATATTATTtttcacataaacacatacacttACATTTGGCTCTAATATGTACGTGACAAGATATGTACTGAGTGGGACATTTTacatctgaaaaataaagttgttggtgctctctggtggacaaactatatTTCCTCAAACATATATTTGGCATTTGTGgtattgaaatgttttttcctattgGCCAACATAAATGCCGATACTGATATAGCTGCAATAAGCTAATATCAGCCTCTAGTATTTTATTTATCTGGTAATATCATTTTgttattctttttgttttatttgtatacCTGAAACAATTTATTTCTGATCATCAAATATTTCATGTTATAAAGTTGTACATTGAGAGACACAAGGCAGTGTCCATATTTGGTTTTAAAAGTCTGTTTAGCCTGATGACGTGTCTTTTGTGTCccttctcgtgtgtgtgtgtgtgtgtgtgtgtgtgtgtgtgtgtgtgtgtgtgtgtgtgtgtgtagatggagCGTCAGATTCTGATGCAGAAccagatgagagagagacagatggctATGCAGGTTGCCTGGTCCAGAGAGATTCTCAAATACTTTGGGGCTTTCTTTACAGTGGTTACAGTTGGACTCACTGTTGGGTGAGTTTTGAATTCAACTGCTCATAGAGGTCAGCTCCACATTCACCCAGACAGAGATGATCTCTTGTTtctaacatacacatacaaacacccGGCCAGTAATAATGCGCATTGAGAGAACAACCTGTATCAGCTTGTAAGTCTTCACAGCTTGAGGATTAAATGAATCACAGTCTAGTAGCCTTTACTGGTGCAGCTAAATGTATGACGTTTTGTAAGGGTTAGACACAGCAGTCACATCAAGTGTAACGGTGTAGCAATTACATTCTTGCTAAAAATCACACCTATATGTGGCACTACCACAACATGACATATTTAAATGTCTGTAACTCAGTGGTTGTGAGTCTGATTCACTTGACATTTTCCACAATGTATCGTTCTATATTCCAAGGATGGGGAAATTTCAAAAAGTCTGTGGGTATTTTAATGCATATCGCAGATTCACCTTTCTGTAATTAAATGTAATTGTGTAGCCTAAATAGAAGTATGCATTCTCTGcttttatgcttttatttatctttttttatcgCATAATTACAGTGGAAAATACTAAGatgttctttttttgtctctacTTTTCTTCAGTGCCATTAAAAGAAAGAAACCGTTCCTATTGGCTCCCATCGTCCCTCTCGGCTGCATATTTGCCTACCAGGTGGACAGCGCCTACGGCACGCTTATTTATCGCATTAGAGGTAGGACCAAGCAGTTATCATCATTACCCCACACAAGCAAGGCTTTAACGctgtccagaaaaaaaaaacaagtgttaTCCTATCTGTTACCTTTATCTTTTTAAAATCCATTATATTTCTGCCACATTTGCTTCAACATTTATGAGAGCTGATAATCACAATTATCAAAAGTTTATTAAACAAAATTGCCTTTATTACAAAAGTTAAGTGTTATTCTGCAGCACTATCGCAAATGCATATAAATGCAATTAAATGGTTGGTCAGACATTAGCATGTGTAATATTTAAACATCTGTGTATTCCCGAAATATAGCCACATGCCATTTTAAGTCATTTTCACTAACTAGCGGTTTTCCATTAAATTAATCTAATCTTACCTAATACCTCATATGCGTACATTTTTTTTGGGAGTATCAACAacatatacatatgtaaaaCCAGatataatacaaatatattAAACTTCATTTCTAACCCTCCATTTTTTCTCTGCCGTTAGTGCTCAGAGAGGCAGAAACCCAATAATTAGCTGACACATTAATACATTTACTGGCTTATTTCAAAAGAGAACACAACTCCTGAATGTGTAGGACAAAAGTAGTTGGTTTCACCGACACCCATTTGCCACAATACcacacattgtatttttttttccattgtacCTTCAGGGGAGGCTGAGAGTATCATGACGTCTGAACATGACCGTCTGGACTTGCCTTATGGGACTCCAACTTTCGATAGCATAGAGAAAGCCCGCCGCGCTAGAAGCAGCCTTGCCTCCTTCTTGGAGAAATGATGTGTTGGTTATTTGAGACAAAATCATAACCGTCCAGTTGATGCATTCACCCATTTGGCTTTTGcttaaaaaactgtcaaaaaactcCTTTTTGACATGATTGAGTCTATGGTTTGCACTAATTCTATATCATGGACCTTGAGTGAAATTAGtttcaatattaataaatataaaataatgatgaatgaatgaatgaattttctGGTGTTGTTATTAGAGGTGCATCAGTAGCCAAACATATATACTTAAGCCAAACTAAATACTCAAATAGGTGAGTAATACACTGTCAGTACTGTAGTATATCATGGATTAAATCTGTAAAATGAATATTTGCATCAATTACATTCAACCATTGTCACGCAATTCACTCAGATTATTGTATGAGACTACAGCTGTGTCCTAAATCCAGACTTCATACTACttctatatgtatgtatgtaagtatgtcgTACATACTAATCTGTAACTATTTTTACCAGttagtatataaaaaaatatcaacatACTTTACCATATATGATGCAATATGCATGATGTCAATCAAACTGCAACTTTGGAAGGTTACTGTCAGTTAAGAGACATCAAAATGTTTAGTATTAAAATATTAGATTTTTTGAGATTTGAGCTGTTTCACCACCACCCACAATTTATTTTAACTAGCTAGCGCAGCTCAATTTACTTagcgcattgcattgtgggagaaTAGTGTGCATCAACAGCACACTCAATAATCGACCATCTTTAGTATGCATGCTGTCTGGTTTTACTTTCTTTAGTCACTTTTCAAGTCTGAACACAGCACATACTAAAAAGCAGCTTAGCCTCAGTATGTAAAATGGAATTTTGACACGGCGTATGTCTCAACAAGTTGTGTTTATGCATGTTAATCATGTTCTTAGTTAAAGCTAACAACTAGCTTTTTTGTTTGAACACTAGAGGACAGAAAGACTTTCAAACACACTCACAGTAACATAACCCTTACAAAGTCTAAGGTTATCAAGGCTGTATGGCTGATGTTTTAGCAAACAGATGCCTACTACCACATTaggcagacacaaaacaacatgAAAATATCTCTTTCTTACCACCTGACATGGAGAAATGCAATATTCACGGGTTTTTTTAGGTCTAGTTTGGCTCACAATCTCATTTGGTTTTGACGTGTCAGATACctaactttgtttgttttttttacattagatGTAGCTGATGTTTCCTGCCAGGCAGGTAACTGGTACACTAATCTAAGCAGCTACAGAGTGATCCAAATGTTAACATAATCAACACTGCAGACGTTTGTCCTGACAGCAGACGATTGTTTTTACTCCAAACTGTATTACTAAAACTTTTGGTTATTGTTTCTGAAAGAGTTCATTTGCCAAGGTCAAATTTGAGTGCTAAGGAGCTTTATACCAAAGCTATAGTTAGCAGTGGTGCGCctgtaacttttttatttttattatcacaGTTGTATTCAGTGGAAGTAAAATATTACAGGCTGCTGATATTTTTGCATTATGTATTTACCATAATTCTAACTCATGTTTGACATCATGGAAACTATATTTGAAAAtccaataaaaagaaaaattgcTAAGACTTTCTCTTCTACAATCATATTTTTTGACAAGGTGCTAGATTGATGCAAAGCTCTAAAGCCAATAACTTGTACCAACACAAAaccactttattttttaattttttgcatAGATGGACACAGTGTTAAGAAGCCTTTGGCACGTACAGTCTTAATTTCTTTCCAATGAAGTTTACAAGACGTCATACGTGCCTTCGTATTGTTTGTTTCAAAATCATCAAGTATATGAGTAATGTGCACACTAATGCTTAAAAATATTCCCCTAATATTacaataaagaaaatgaatCCAA
Proteins encoded:
- the plgrkt gene encoding plasminogen receptor (KT) gives rise to the protein MGFLLSKPMDANFKKQQEFMLHNSRLQMERQILMQNQMRERQMAMQVAWSREILKYFGAFFTVVTVGLTVGAIKRKKPFLLAPIVPLGCIFAYQVDSAYGTLIYRIRGEAESIMTSEHDRLDLPYGTPTFDSIEKARRARSSLASFLEK